The sequence ACTTTGACATAGAGCGCCATCTACGCGTTAACGAGTAAACTGCATGTTTATAAGCTGTGGAACAATTTTGCTTAGTTCTGGTGCGTTTCCCTTGACACAAGAAGTGGTGGAATATTCCTTGAATTCTGTATTTTTCAATATATCCGTCAATATAATCGCAGATATGCATTGCACATGCTATATCAAGGACGAAGTCGTcgaatttatttttattttctaattCTTCACAGTTCGCCTATGAGCACAACTGTCGGTTCTGTGAAGTCAGTGCCAAAGAAAACTTGAACGTCAAAGACGTCTTCTTGAAACTGGTAGATGATATTGTAGATAAGGTAAGATGCTTCACTTCTCATGTCCTTCGAGGCAAATGGTAATGATTCCTGAGTATGTCAATTGTAAGATATGACAAATAGTATAGTTGACGTTGATGCATAATTGGTGACAACATTTAGGTTCAATACTTAGAGAGGACATTGTTACATCCATGTGTTGTGTCGTTTACAGTAATACCTTGTAGTATCACAGAAAGTTTCAGAACAAGTCAATCATTATAACGTTAACGATACCGTTATTTTCTAAGATTAACTAGTCACCAGTTACCAGCGGCGAGCTGCCCTTGTGTAACTTGATCAAGTAGACTCTTGTGATGAATGCATTACTAAAGCACGTTGGGGTTTTTGATTAACTGGTATAttttcttactctccaagcagaggttgtccttttctgtcagctatcccCACCAGCCTCTGTTTCCGAACGGAGCCTCAAAAGATCGACAAGGGCTTTTGAGAAATGTCGGTGGTGTTAGCTGACAAAAAGAGCCCATATTGTTCATGTTAGCAGCAAgctctaacgctagttcacctttatccgcggggtaacctttatccctTGTTTGAAAAGAACCTGGGTATTCAAGGAAGTCAAtgcgacggacggtggttttaaattggtAAACAAGCTGTATCTTAAAAGTATTGCACTtcgaaaccactgtccatccactttatatccctaaacatcccctggttttaaaacaacggataaaggttactcccggataaaggtgaaatagtgCTATAGACGTTGTGAGTAAAATGCTGTGTTCTAACTTCTATTTCCAAACAGGTGCCTCCGGAAATTGCCCCTTTCGGTTTCGAAGACACAAAGTTGTCCTTACCTCGGTCGGAACAAGGCGGGAGGGAACCATCCAGGGTCTTCTGTTGCACGACGGGATAGGACTCACCAAGAACACACAGGACGTCCCTTCACGATTCCATCTCTTCACATTTGCTACAGTCGTTTAAATTGTTGGGAAAAGACTATTTCATCAAATACATGGGTGTAACAGACGTATTGACTATCATGTGTACTATAATTATAAGCCTTCGTACTTGCCTCTTTCCTCCGAACAAGTGTCTTATGTTAAAGAAACCATCAGATAGAATTGGAATAGAGGAGTTAAAATAAAAGAGTACACATTAAATGAATGATTGAAGATATATTATTTGatactttgtacaattttcttGTACAACCGATCTGAAAACAAAGCAAAGCCGTGGCCCCTATCCTCTCTTGTTCTCATCCTATATAAAACACATGACGGCCTTACGAAGCACTTTTGTGTTTTGCccccatcccccccccccccccaccaccaccacctaGTGTAAATACTTTGCCAACTGCATGTGTCATGACCTTGAGATGAATCAAACCCGATTAAATGAAATGTTTGGGTTCTTGATTTGTTtgtagatacagtagaagccagttaattgcacaacggattaacacacacttctgttaactgcacagaatccacaaatcccaaactggtgcggtccagctagataacttcgcattattgcaccagccggataatagcacgaaattcactggcaaataggccgtgcaattaaacggcttctactgtattaggtTTGATTCATTGTTCATCAACtgatttgcatgtaatttgGTCATTATTCGAGCGAGGGCGCTTCCATTGCATGACCTTCGTGGATTTCAATGTAATATACTTGGTAACATTGTCTGACGAGAGTAAAGCATCGGAAACAGGTCAATTCATCTCCCAAAATACCAACGATTCATGTTATTGtcattatttttctttcttcgatGCACAACCGTTACCGCCACTATGGTTCATACTAATTTGCCTCTTGATACGCATCATATGAAATATGGTGACAGTAGTATTGATATGAGTTCTTGAAAAATATGGCTTCATCATAATATCACACTCCAGCGTAAAACTATAACAGCGCCAAACAATGTCATGCTCACTAAATCCAGTCGGAATTACAGTTCTAAGGCTTATATATACAATAGTCTGAATAAAAATAGTATGTATTATCTATTTAAACATATTCACATACTtacttacacacacactcacaagcACGGGCACACACACAATGTCGAACACATTTTTACCTATCCCTAAGTCGTTTGTTTATTCTTACGAAAATCATCCGGGCATTTCAATTCTAGCGATATAGTTTTATAAAGGTCTTCCTGGCTTTTCACTTCTTTTCGTACCGTCTTTCGGAAGGTTACAGCAAATCTTAAAATAGTTAAGCCGTTGTTTGCCCCAGCGATTCTCTTATCCAACGTTATTTCTCATTCGGCCAAATCTCATATTCAGCTGACCCACAAAAATGTTTAGATATTCAATAATGTTTTAGGAGCAGGACACCAAGCAATGTGCTAATCATAAACATGTCTTCACCCTAAATAGTGCAGAAAGAATCCGGATACAAAGACAGTAAAAGTAATTGGGAACAGGATTCTGGAGAAGAAGTCGATCCTGTCGGCAGTCTCGGGAGATGGTGTTTCCGTGGTCTCCTCCTCTTCAGCCCAAGCTGTCGAAGGTCCTGGTGTCGGCTCAACTCGTGGTCTACGGCGCTTACAGAAGGAGGGCTGTATTTGTGGGAAAGGGAGGACAGCgacatcaaatcaaatcagcGCGATCGGGGCACGTACATTTGGTATTAAAGACTGTCGGCGCAtgacgccaaaaagcagttactcaagcaactggatacttTGAGAAACGGTCATGCTTTTCAGACAGCAATCCGGCGTCTTTCGTCAATGTCggtggagaaatcttgttggagggAGGTTTTATATCGTAGTTGTGAATTGATATGCTGAAGATATCTAGTTAAAGAACAAGCTTATCCTAATTATGGATTAATATGCAAAAGGAGGAGGAACACTGGCAGTGTAAGTATAAGTATCAATTTGACAGTTATAAAGGCTAGGTACATTATGAATACATGAAATTACTATGTTCAAATTCGTCATCAGACACATTTTCTGTGTATAAACGTCAGCATTCAATGCCAATCGGCTTCGTTGTGAACATCATTTAACTCACCATGAAGAAATTTCCGCTGAGAATGGAGTTGACGGTAACTGTCTCAAACAGAGCAAATGTGACAATGAGGACACCGCCGCACATCCAGACATCTTCTGCCCTGACTACTGTGATCTGTGGAAGGAAATAGTGTGAGAGTTGATCTGGCATCATTATTACAATACCAACACCAAATTTGGTCTCATCATGTTTATTTCATACTTGATATCTTCACTGCTACGAAGCTAGAGTTAGCAAAGTTCTGCAGAAAGTGGCCTGCCAAGATTTTATTATATAGCGGAAACATATCTAATATATGCATTACAATTACCTACCCAAGCAGAATCCTCGTCGTTATATGTAATGTTTCAAATTTaaggaaaattaccaaaaattCCTCCTGTCCTATTATTGTACCTATGAAAAGTTATAAAAGACATCATTCAATTGCCAAATGGAAAAATTTCAAAAGACATCATTCAAATGCCACCTAGAGTTGGGTTGCGGTCTTGTCTTACCCCATGCTCCTTACGATTGCCTGCCATTGTGATGAGTGCCAGTATGGCCGTGACACACAGCTGGACccttgccgtgacgtcacgtggATGGAGCCAGAAGGAGATCCAGGAACAGCCCACAATGACGACACTAGGGACGAAGGTATGGAACACGTGACTCCATCTCCGACGGGAGAAGCTCAGCTGGATCTCAAGCGTGGACATACCTGCAACATGGTTAAGTATGAGATATTTTCAATTCGGTACATTCAGTGAAAACCCTAAAAGTTACTAGGCAAACAATTGAACGAAGCGTCAATATAACttgtagaagaagaagatggtacatgtacagtatctaTGGTTAGTAATGTGAGATGGTCACAACAAGCATTTCCAGCAAGCAAAACAAAATCGAGAGGTACAAACAGAGATTCAACAATGAACAAAATAGAACGTATACTAGTAACTCAGTCCTTGTCTGGGTTACCTCTGCATACAATAGTACATCGCTATTAGTACGATTCATCAATGTATGGAATCAAATAGTCTCACCCGATGATGTGTTGGAACACTGGTCAGCAGCGCTCATGTAGCTGCATGTCCCCACGAAGTGTTTGCACCCGTAACATTCGTCACTTTCGTCACTACAGCCTTTCATCAGCGGACAGTCGTTTGCTGGGTACGTGCAGTTGGCTTCAAACATGACACAATCTGTATAATATGTTGAAGAACGAATCGACGTTATATGATAAAGTTCGACATATGATATGATGGCAACTTTATTTCTATGAAAACCTTAATGGCAATATGTGTGTAAACATATGcgtttcattaggttggtagatCTATGGAACATAGTCTTCCTCGTTACACAACCGCTTTTGCTCTTCTGTCGACGTTTCGACGACCGTTTGTCATCTTCTTCAGTGCATTATGAACGTTTGTAGTTGAAGACGTTTACAGTATGGCCAAGAACCACGTTATTACATCAAAATAGGTCAAATTCTGTTTTCAATGACATGTCAAGTACTGAGAAAGACGACTGAAGTTGTCGGAACGCCTACAGAAGAATAAAAGACGgctgtgtaacgaagaagattatgttcaaaatatgtatTTATAATAATAATCGTAATTGACAAGAATgcatgtagcctgggtaccatccgatttctaccggggctccttacactcgctatcCTAAAAAGAAACTATCCGGTaaaaatcggatggtacccaggctacattaCCTGTAGCTATGTGCTGATTGAATGGAGCAACTCTGGAGCTGAGTTTCAGTCCTGTCATCTCGTACTGTGACGTTACTGCAGTCATGTCCACCTGGATAGGTTTCgctttgttgtattttgacGGTTGACGGAAGGGGAAGACAACTTCGCCGTCTAGACAGTGGGTAAAGCGTTTATGAAATATGAGATGAAATAGATTGGGCATATTGAGTCTTGCACCTATCATATTCAGCTAGATACCTAGCAAAGAAAGAAACGAACTATCATGGTATACATTTTCTGGTTATAGATTTATTCGATTAAT comes from Branchiostoma floridae strain S238N-H82 chromosome 2, Bfl_VNyyK, whole genome shotgun sequence and encodes:
- the LOC118409869 gene encoding gamma-aminobutyric acid receptor subunit beta-3-like; its protein translation is MTAVTSQYEMTGLKLSSRVAPFNQHIATDCVMFEANCTYPANDCPLMKGCSDESDECYGCKHFVGTCSYMSAADQCSNTSSGMSTLEIQLSFSRRRWSHVFHTFVPSVVIVGCSWISFWLHPRDVTARVQLCVTAILALITMAGNRKEHGITVVRAEDVWMCGGVLIVTFALFETVTVNSILSGNFFMPSFCKRRRPRVEPTPGPSTAWAEEEETTETPSPETADRIDFFSRILFPITFTVFVSGFFLHYLG